One genomic segment of Desulfocapsa sulfexigens DSM 10523 includes these proteins:
- a CDS encoding aminoglycoside phosphotransferase family protein, with the protein MNDENETKILSVIHALLQEAGITNSISPKLVITKLAGDGSSRKFWRIMEGDRNICLAVAPPRQDTLDLAEAKAARSIGLHLLQQGVRVPDQYGWDEQYGVLLFEDLGDEKLHEYVVEKRKADDWIGQVRASYTAVVKKLALMQIRGAEGFDPEWCWDSPRYDKKLMLERESEYFLRAFWQGYLGNEEPSGLGEEFLELADRSSHIPASYFLHRDFQSRNIMLYRDEPCFIDFQGGRLGPLAYDLASLLIDPYVGLPLDFQEELLELYLDQLEMVIDVDRRKFVEEYLLLALQRNLQIVGAFSFLTKQRGKVFFAQYIGPATASLNTLLGGELFSEMVVLRQTVSSAVKSFAGNK; encoded by the coding sequence ACAAAACTGGCAGGTGATGGTTCCAGCAGAAAGTTCTGGCGGATAATGGAAGGTGACAGAAATATTTGCCTGGCGGTTGCTCCCCCTAGGCAAGATACTCTTGATCTTGCTGAGGCAAAAGCTGCCCGATCCATAGGCCTGCATCTTTTACAACAGGGGGTGCGGGTTCCTGACCAGTATGGCTGGGATGAACAGTACGGAGTATTGCTTTTTGAAGACCTGGGAGATGAAAAGCTTCATGAGTATGTTGTAGAAAAACGGAAAGCTGATGACTGGATTGGGCAGGTTCGAGCCAGCTACACTGCTGTGGTAAAAAAACTCGCCTTGATGCAGATTCGGGGCGCGGAGGGCTTTGATCCTGAATGGTGCTGGGATAGTCCCCGTTACGATAAAAAACTGATGCTCGAGCGCGAGTCAGAGTATTTTCTTCGTGCCTTCTGGCAGGGTTATCTGGGGAATGAAGAACCGTCTGGCCTGGGTGAGGAATTTCTGGAGCTTGCCGACAGGTCATCCCATATCCCAGCTTCTTACTTTCTTCATCGGGATTTTCAATCCCGTAATATTATGTTGTATCGTGATGAACCCTGTTTTATAGATTTCCAGGGAGGACGACTGGGGCCTCTCGCCTATGATCTGGCGTCCCTGTTGATAGATCCATATGTCGGACTTCCCCTTGACTTTCAGGAAGAGTTACTGGAATTGTACCTGGATCAACTGGAAATGGTAATTGATGTTGATCGAAGAAAGTTTGTCGAAGAGTATCTTCTGTTGGCTTTACAGCGAAACCTTCAGATTGTCGGAGCTTTTTCCTTTTTAACCAAGCAGCGTGGAAAGGTGTTTTTTGCGCAATATATAGGGCCTGCAACGGCTTCTCTGAATACTCTCTTGGGGGGTGAACTGTTTTCGGAGATGGTGGTCTTGAGACAGACCGTCTCTTCTGCAGTGAAGTCTTTTGCGGGAAATAAATAA
- a CDS encoding sensor histidine kinase gives MINSIKNIKRSYNARILLLFIGGMVVLAIGLDLLFINIQRKSYTRHTRQSGLATARLLAQSVQIGVFSELPSAMNPMVDSLLLQDDIYRVVILNNQKEVLLDKHDNQATAGEDDDYLTQLAKVHLEGNHFLDRPHSFVFWWPVMSSISYNDEDDLYFQDKTTAIQEKKHIGWVAISTSKKKFEIEVQQLIIRTGILVATALFLAIFSTITLLNKMMRPLRDLVHKVGDAHGEGKHNDEIDILDNTYSTLLERLEQSFSTIDELRQNLEEKVKVRTEELALANKDLNKKKDTLKKSNASLEKALQESKEAQAQLIHTEKLAALGQLVAGVAHEFNNNINFIVTAAPILGKTLTEIKKITEAYHEAGTKQTESEMLEGLRRAEKLRKTIGITNLYSNIDHVLNSISEGCSRSVKIIQELTSFSRQDSDDFNIFNVNKALLSTWKFVDLRNKNKVQLITEFTEIPEILCTGGKINQVFLNIMNNATQAITDKKGTLTLTTSCDEEMVHIRFADTGSGIEKEDLPRIFDPFFTKKAVGQGTGLGLGICYKIIAQHHGKIRVESGAGVGTAITISLPIHSNGNDRPECELSLISIHPPVSTEEHVI, from the coding sequence ATGATTAACTCAATCAAAAATATAAAGAGAAGCTATAATGCACGAATTCTTCTCCTTTTTATTGGAGGCATGGTGGTTCTTGCCATTGGTCTTGATCTCTTGTTTATCAATATTCAACGCAAAAGTTACACTCGACATACCCGTCAGAGTGGCTTAGCCACAGCCAGATTACTGGCACAGTCGGTCCAGATAGGCGTCTTCTCTGAACTGCCAAGTGCGATGAATCCAATGGTTGATTCACTGCTACTCCAAGATGATATCTACAGAGTAGTTATATTAAATAACCAGAAAGAAGTGCTCCTTGACAAACACGATAATCAAGCAACAGCAGGAGAAGATGATGACTACCTTACCCAACTGGCAAAAGTTCATTTGGAAGGCAATCATTTTCTCGACAGACCTCATTCCTTTGTCTTCTGGTGGCCTGTAATGAGCAGTATTTCTTACAATGATGAAGATGATCTCTATTTTCAAGACAAAACCACTGCCATTCAAGAAAAAAAGCATATTGGATGGGTGGCTATCTCTACTTCAAAAAAGAAATTTGAAATTGAGGTTCAGCAGCTTATCATTCGAACAGGTATACTGGTTGCTACTGCCCTGTTTTTAGCCATCTTCAGCACTATCACCCTGCTAAACAAAATGATGCGTCCCCTGAGAGATCTGGTTCATAAAGTTGGAGACGCTCATGGAGAAGGAAAACATAACGATGAAATCGACATCCTGGACAATACCTATTCAACGTTACTGGAACGACTTGAGCAGTCTTTTTCCACAATCGATGAACTTCGCCAGAATCTTGAGGAAAAGGTAAAAGTACGAACCGAGGAACTTGCCCTTGCAAATAAAGATCTTAATAAGAAAAAAGACACTCTCAAAAAAAGTAATGCCAGCCTCGAGAAAGCACTGCAGGAGTCAAAAGAAGCTCAAGCTCAGCTGATTCACACCGAGAAACTTGCAGCACTGGGCCAATTGGTTGCAGGGGTCGCCCATGAGTTCAACAACAACATTAACTTTATTGTCACTGCGGCACCTATCCTGGGGAAAACTCTAACCGAAATCAAAAAGATTACTGAGGCTTATCATGAGGCAGGAACGAAACAAACTGAAAGTGAAATGCTCGAAGGTTTGAGGCGGGCAGAAAAATTACGAAAAACAATTGGTATTACAAACCTCTACAGCAATATCGACCATGTCCTGAACTCTATCTCAGAAGGATGTAGTCGCAGTGTCAAAATAATACAGGAACTCACCTCGTTTTCACGTCAGGACAGTGATGATTTTAATATATTCAATGTCAACAAAGCCCTTCTCTCCACATGGAAGTTTGTGGATCTCAGAAACAAAAACAAGGTACAACTCATAACTGAATTCACTGAAATTCCGGAGATACTCTGCACTGGAGGAAAGATCAACCAGGTATTTCTCAATATAATGAATAATGCTACTCAGGCAATCACTGATAAAAAAGGCACTCTCACCCTCACAACCTCCTGTGATGAAGAGATGGTACATATTCGTTTTGCAGACACCGGAAGTGGCATTGAGAAAGAAGATCTCCCAAGGATTTTTGACCCGTTCTTTACCAAAAAAGCAGTCGGACAAGGAACAGGACTTGGGCTGGGAATATGTTATAAGATCATTGCTCAACACCATGGCAAAATCCGTGTTGAGAGTGGTGCGGGAGTGGGAACTGCCATCACCATCAGTCTGCCCATTCATTCAAACGGCAATGATCGACCAGAGTGTGAGCTGAGTCTTATCTCAATTCATCCGCCGGTCTCCACTGAAGAGCACGTCATTTGA
- a CDS encoding ABC transporter substrate-binding protein: MKRTLFLTLFSFLVLLGKSWAFEILVIQSGEALPYELTRRAFTERLQLCLPTQGIKAIAENSIQSHTMTKGGNRSTVLQIIEEQHPDLVVAIGKKALQMAALGSSPVVYLLVPNAQSILPVGHQATGVTLEHDGGSEFSAILKILPNLKKVGVVYDPKRTETLILRTVAARPDLTFILRPIKTSKEVAAQLETLKNKIDLLWMVPDITAVSPQTEQSYYSFSLEQQIPLFSFSTRHLSHGATLATVIDWKEIGEKGAELALQILAGVPVADVHPVQPDNVQIKINTTTAQKINLHYIPSPR; this comes from the coding sequence ATGAAGCGAACACTTTTCCTCACTCTCTTTTCTTTCTTGGTCTTATTGGGAAAAAGCTGGGCCTTTGAAATCCTGGTGATCCAATCTGGAGAGGCACTCCCCTACGAACTCACACGGCGGGCATTTACCGAGCGCTTGCAGCTTTGCCTTCCAACCCAGGGCATCAAGGCCATCGCAGAAAACTCTATTCAAAGCCATACCATGACAAAAGGAGGAAATCGTTCTACGGTTCTCCAAATCATTGAAGAACAACACCCAGACCTGGTGGTTGCCATTGGCAAAAAAGCTTTACAGATGGCAGCCCTTGGCTCCAGCCCTGTGGTTTACCTTCTCGTTCCCAATGCCCAATCCATCCTTCCTGTGGGACACCAGGCCACAGGAGTCACCTTGGAGCATGATGGCGGCAGCGAATTCAGTGCAATTTTAAAAATTCTTCCCAATCTTAAAAAAGTTGGGGTCGTCTATGATCCCAAGAGAACCGAAACCCTGATTCTACGAACAGTTGCAGCCAGGCCTGATCTCACCTTCATTCTCAGACCAATCAAAACATCTAAAGAAGTCGCAGCTCAGCTGGAAACTTTAAAAAATAAAATCGACCTTCTGTGGATGGTACCGGACATCACAGCTGTATCACCGCAGACAGAACAAAGCTACTACAGCTTCTCCCTTGAGCAGCAAATTCCTCTTTTTAGTTTTTCCACCAGGCACCTGTCCCATGGAGCCACTCTGGCTACTGTTATAGACTGGAAGGAAATTGGAGAAAAAGGAGCTGAACTGGCACTTCAAATACTCGCTGGAGTTCCTGTTGCAGACGTTCATCCAGTGCAGCCTGATAACGTACAAATCAAAATCAATACCACAACAGCCCAGAAGATTAACCTTCACTACATCCCCTCCCCACGATAA
- a CDS encoding TonB-dependent receptor plug domain-containing protein encodes MRKILSSKSIGLSLGLILLAPCAWAEVNFSDSDDGDEFLALYYGDTQEVESATRAPKPLSRVAENVTVISAEQIERMNVHGVDEVLNRIAGLSVDFAGRDFNNAAYLSIHDSSYQQVAVYLDGIRISKATDDVIFTNMVPVRIIKRIEVIKGAAGSTWGSALGGVINIITKDTGEASRPSGSLRGSFGEYGSQDYSGDIAGAFGPVGYYLSATGQKSDGIKDDKAFENNSIYGKFDFDLSSNMQLRVSGAYTAPEYQISHFPLSGYDFDEYVTDRSSFVSASFDAMVVSGLNLHLNGYLLDNTFILTDIDFGSEVPWWKDRDEQETTGLNGRIDYHLGKQQLVAGFDYLRNKITSSDELSTAPAAKLSEETLAFYGNDTIAFGKLTLVPGLRYDRMSDTSDMTSPSLGATWLAAEHTLLRATVSKGFRKPPIVFTDTDNGASWANDQLEPERVWSYQVGLETGAARFCRIKSTFFYDDVSDAFHWDADLSTYDNSGTETRKGIELELATLPWNSLSLEMNFTYTHTEDDNGENGYQHVTNLIALYDNPNLITVELSGNFIHYGDLEAPAAYNPVDDAVLWDISISKKIWSNKELSSEIFFVGHNLTNASQYADELRANCGRWLEAGMKFFF; translated from the coding sequence TTGAGAAAAATACTATCAAGTAAGAGCATTGGTCTTTCACTGGGTTTGATACTTTTGGCTCCCTGTGCATGGGCAGAGGTAAACTTCTCAGATTCTGATGATGGAGATGAGTTCCTTGCCCTTTATTATGGTGACACCCAGGAGGTGGAGAGTGCCACTCGTGCTCCCAAGCCTCTGTCTCGGGTGGCCGAAAACGTGACTGTTATTTCCGCAGAACAGATCGAAAGGATGAATGTTCATGGGGTGGATGAGGTGCTTAACCGGATTGCCGGTCTCTCTGTCGATTTTGCAGGTAGAGATTTTAACAATGCAGCCTATTTGAGTATCCATGATTCCAGCTACCAGCAGGTAGCGGTCTATCTGGATGGTATCCGTATTTCCAAGGCCACCGATGATGTGATCTTCACTAATATGGTGCCGGTACGCATCATCAAACGCATCGAAGTGATTAAGGGAGCAGCGGGCTCTACCTGGGGGTCTGCACTGGGCGGAGTGATTAACATTATCACCAAAGATACCGGAGAGGCCAGCCGGCCCAGCGGTTCGCTCCGCGGATCTTTTGGCGAGTACGGCAGCCAGGATTACTCCGGGGATATTGCCGGGGCCTTTGGCCCTGTTGGTTATTATCTCTCAGCTACGGGTCAGAAGTCCGATGGCATCAAAGACGATAAAGCGTTTGAGAACAACAGTATCTATGGCAAGTTTGACTTTGATCTCTCTTCCAATATGCAATTGAGGGTGAGTGGAGCGTACACGGCACCGGAATACCAGATTAGTCACTTCCCACTCTCTGGATATGACTTTGACGAGTATGTTACTGACCGCAGCAGCTTTGTTTCCGCCTCCTTTGATGCCATGGTCGTAAGTGGACTCAATCTTCACCTCAATGGCTATTTACTTGATAACACCTTTATCCTCACAGATATAGACTTCGGTAGTGAGGTTCCCTGGTGGAAGGATCGTGATGAGCAGGAAACCACCGGCCTCAACGGGCGTATCGATTACCATCTGGGCAAGCAGCAACTTGTGGCAGGTTTTGACTATCTGCGCAATAAAATTACCAGTAGTGATGAGCTGTCAACGGCTCCAGCTGCCAAACTCAGTGAAGAAACCCTTGCCTTTTATGGCAATGACACCATTGCCTTTGGCAAGCTGACCCTCGTCCCCGGCCTCCGCTATGACCGGATGTCGGATACCAGCGATATGACCAGCCCCAGTCTTGGTGCCACCTGGCTGGCTGCCGAACACACCCTGCTCAGGGCTACCGTCAGCAAAGGATTCCGCAAACCTCCCATCGTTTTCACAGATACTGACAATGGGGCCTCGTGGGCTAACGATCAACTGGAGCCTGAACGGGTCTGGTCCTATCAGGTCGGATTGGAAACCGGGGCGGCCCGTTTCTGCCGCATTAAAAGTACCTTTTTCTATGATGATGTCAGCGATGCCTTCCATTGGGATGCTGATCTTTCCACCTATGATAATAGTGGCACCGAGACCCGAAAGGGGATAGAGCTTGAACTAGCTACTCTTCCCTGGAATTCCCTCTCCCTGGAGATGAATTTCACCTATACCCACACCGAGGATGATAATGGTGAAAATGGCTATCAACACGTCACCAACCTTATAGCCCTCTATGACAACCCAAATCTGATCACAGTGGAACTGAGCGGTAACTTTATCCACTACGGTGACCTGGAGGCCCCTGCTGCCTACAATCCTGTGGATGACGCCGTACTCTGGGATATCAGTATCAGTAAAAAAATCTGGTCAAATAAAGAGCTTAGCAGTGAGATCTTCTTTGTGGGTCATAACCTCACCAACGCCAGTCAGTACGCAGACGAATTACGAGCCAACTGTGGGCGCTGGCTGGAGGCAGGAATGAAGTTCTTTTTTTAA
- a CDS encoding SPASM domain-containing protein, whose translation MFGWLPEAAIFLRQQLMDYGWDSDGITPTPCMVDRNNTFTIHYDGNIYQCPALVGQDELACGDIHQGIQNYSKQYQVKNWENHKACRNCLYLLLCFGGCRFMKYRKDLTMDIDCKKNFLDETLESFVLQDIKESKVLVRE comes from the coding sequence TTGTTCGGATGGCTCCCTGAAGCCGCCATATTTCTTAGACAGCAGCTCATGGATTACGGTTGGGATTCCGACGGGATCACCCCCACGCCCTGTATGGTGGATCGCAACAATACCTTTACCATTCACTATGATGGAAATATCTACCAATGTCCGGCCCTTGTGGGCCAGGATGAGCTGGCCTGTGGGGATATCCATCAAGGTATCCAAAACTATAGCAAGCAGTACCAGGTTAAAAACTGGGAGAACCATAAAGCCTGTCGCAATTGTCTTTATCTTCTGCTCTGTTTTGGTGGCTGTCGCTTTATGAAGTATCGTAAAGATCTCACCATGGATATCGACTGCAAAAAGAACTTCCTGGACGAAACCCTGGAATCTTTTGTTCTTCAGGATATAAAAGAAAGCAAAGTGCTTGTCAGAGAATAG
- a CDS encoding amino acid permease, translated as MNELSTPPAASEAKITAGKLGTFNGVFTPSILTILGIILFLRLGYVVGNAGLGKALLIIALANLISVLTSISLSAVATNLKVKGGGDYYLISRTLGPEFGGSIGLVLFLAQSVSIAFYCMGFAEVIGTFFPWMHHLTIQLIASGAVVFLFFFAWQGADWAARFQFGVMALLAAALLSFFAGTIRSWDAAILAANWASPENGVPFWALFAIFFPAVTGFTQGVSMSGDLADPGKSIPLGTFWAVGLSIAVYFSVAILFAGVLSNATLSSDSGAMKNVSAVGFLIDAGVIAATLSSAMASLMGAPRILQSLAADKIFSLLTPFAKVNGPAANPRRALLFSSGIAFVTIALGKLNLVASVVSMFFLISYGLLNYATYFEAKTESPFFRPRFKWFSPSLSLLGFFLCLAAMLAIDLKSGAAAIALLFAVYQYLKRTAGPTRWADSSRSHHLQQVRRHLLAAGKEPEHARDWRPHLLVFTQTPEHRIPLLTFSSWIEGGSGFTEAVQIIEGEGAEARAMHKAAHLALTQAIASGHYDMFPLTVSSSNFTQAMGVLLQSSGIGPLRPNTVVLNWMGASVKALSGLGAYTYAKNLKLIFRQHKNLVILSMDDESWIRLLDEPMAGRRIDIWWQGNGTSRLMLLLAYLMTRHKPWDQATLRVLTQSDTLHIEREKEKLNKIMEDVRIDAVAEIIENFEADTIVQQSADAAFVFLPLKIDQYRLLDLTGKSFERSLPRLPVCALVMAAEDIDLDATPEEGLPAQIGRATDELELALKKSAAAEKIAAEKMMLVEKLSSQLSILEEKSVPEKVPPKEGEKLQREIANAESDAEKAHRRAIKAKFKADEAARNIDNLEPELQSKIEPPE; from the coding sequence GTGAACGAACTCAGCACCCCCCCCGCAGCGTCGGAAGCCAAAATAACGGCAGGTAAGCTGGGTACCTTTAACGGTGTCTTCACCCCCAGCATCCTTACTATTCTAGGGATTATACTCTTTCTGAGGCTGGGTTATGTGGTGGGAAATGCCGGGCTGGGAAAAGCCCTGCTGATTATTGCCCTGGCAAATCTCATCAGTGTACTTACCAGCATTTCCCTGTCTGCAGTAGCTACTAACCTCAAGGTTAAAGGTGGTGGTGATTACTATCTTATTTCCCGAACCCTTGGCCCGGAATTTGGTGGATCCATAGGGCTGGTTCTTTTTCTGGCCCAAAGCGTATCCATTGCTTTTTACTGCATGGGATTTGCAGAGGTTATTGGTACTTTTTTCCCCTGGATGCACCACCTGACCATACAGCTGATAGCATCCGGTGCGGTGGTGTTTCTTTTCTTTTTCGCCTGGCAGGGTGCAGACTGGGCCGCCAGATTTCAATTCGGCGTCATGGCCCTGCTGGCCGCCGCCCTGCTCTCTTTCTTTGCTGGCACAATCCGCAGTTGGGATGCAGCAATTCTTGCAGCCAACTGGGCATCACCGGAAAACGGTGTTCCTTTTTGGGCCCTCTTTGCCATTTTCTTTCCAGCCGTCACCGGATTCACTCAGGGGGTGAGCATGTCCGGGGACCTTGCTGATCCAGGAAAAAGTATCCCTCTGGGAACTTTCTGGGCCGTTGGACTCTCTATTGCTGTCTATTTTTCCGTAGCGATCCTGTTTGCCGGGGTTCTGTCAAATGCCACTCTCTCTTCGGATTCCGGTGCCATGAAAAACGTATCTGCAGTTGGATTCCTTATTGATGCCGGGGTTATTGCAGCCACCCTTTCCTCTGCCATGGCTTCCCTTATGGGGGCGCCACGGATCCTGCAATCCCTAGCTGCTGATAAGATTTTTTCTTTACTGACCCCCTTTGCCAAGGTAAATGGACCTGCTGCTAACCCTCGTCGAGCCCTACTCTTCTCCTCCGGTATTGCCTTTGTCACAATTGCCCTTGGAAAATTAAATCTTGTTGCCAGCGTCGTTTCGATGTTTTTCCTTATTTCATATGGATTGCTCAACTATGCTACCTATTTTGAGGCCAAAACCGAGAGTCCTTTTTTCCGTCCACGATTCAAATGGTTTTCACCTTCCCTGAGTTTATTAGGTTTTTTTCTCTGTTTAGCAGCCATGCTTGCAATTGATCTCAAAAGCGGTGCTGCCGCTATTGCCCTGCTGTTTGCTGTTTACCAATATCTGAAACGCACAGCCGGTCCAACCCGATGGGCTGACAGTTCACGTTCCCACCATTTACAGCAGGTACGCAGGCATCTTCTCGCCGCCGGCAAGGAACCTGAGCATGCCCGCGACTGGCGTCCACATCTGCTGGTATTTACCCAAACTCCCGAGCATCGGATCCCTCTATTGACATTTTCCTCCTGGATTGAAGGAGGCAGCGGCTTCACAGAGGCTGTACAGATTATCGAAGGCGAGGGAGCGGAAGCCAGAGCAATGCATAAAGCTGCTCACCTTGCATTGACTCAGGCCATAGCTTCTGGCCACTATGATATGTTTCCCCTTACCGTAAGTTCTTCAAATTTTACCCAGGCCATGGGGGTTCTTCTTCAAAGTTCTGGTATTGGGCCTTTGCGTCCCAATACGGTGGTTCTTAACTGGATGGGTGCCTCCGTAAAAGCACTTTCGGGTCTTGGAGCCTATACCTACGCAAAAAACCTTAAACTTATTTTCCGACAACATAAAAACCTCGTGATCTTGAGTATGGACGATGAATCCTGGATCCGACTTTTGGATGAACCGATGGCAGGGCGCCGGATTGATATATGGTGGCAGGGAAATGGTACCAGTCGCCTGATGTTGCTTTTAGCCTACCTGATGACTCGACATAAACCATGGGATCAAGCTACTCTCAGAGTGTTGACTCAAAGCGACACGCTGCACATTGAGCGTGAAAAGGAAAAATTGAATAAAATCATGGAGGATGTGCGTATTGATGCCGTCGCTGAAATCATTGAGAACTTTGAAGCGGACACTATTGTTCAGCAGTCAGCAGATGCGGCTTTTGTATTTCTTCCTCTGAAGATTGACCAGTATCGTCTACTTGACCTCACCGGGAAGTCTTTTGAACGCTCTCTCCCCCGTCTTCCAGTTTGCGCTCTGGTTATGGCAGCTGAAGATATAGATCTTGACGCAACTCCTGAGGAAGGTCTGCCGGCTCAGATCGGCCGGGCAACCGATGAGCTGGAATTGGCACTGAAAAAATCAGCGGCAGCTGAAAAAATTGCCGCTGAAAAAATGATGCTTGTGGAAAAGCTGAGCAGTCAACTCAGTATTCTGGAAGAGAAAAGTGTTCCCGAAAAAGTTCCACCTAAAGAGGGGGAAAAACTGCAAAGAGAGATAGCTAATGCTGAGTCCGATGCCGAAAAAGCTCATCGTCGTGCGATCAAGGCCAAATTTAAAGCCGATGAAGCAGCAAGGAACATTGATAACTTAGAACCGGAATTACAATCAAAAATTGAACCGCCTGAATAG
- a CDS encoding cytochrome c3 family protein produces MNSKLVTGFIFMGVLVFPALGLSSETGPAEIDLKARFHIEGKKEAVIFPHATHQKTLECISCHADPKGGKLKVAIVNISGSGNDFHKKLCWPCHEEKQVPKGKSCSTCHKK; encoded by the coding sequence ATGAACAGCAAGCTGGTTACGGGATTTATTTTCATGGGTGTACTGGTATTCCCTGCACTGGGACTTTCCAGCGAAACGGGTCCTGCCGAAATAGATCTTAAGGCACGTTTTCATATAGAAGGGAAGAAGGAGGCTGTTATTTTCCCCCATGCCACACACCAAAAAACTTTGGAATGTATAAGTTGTCACGCCGATCCAAAGGGAGGGAAACTTAAGGTTGCCATAGTTAACATCAGCGGAAGCGGGAATGACTTCCACAAAAAACTCTGCTGGCCGTGTCATGAAGAAAAGCAAGTTCCAAAAGGAAAATCCTGCTCCACCTGTCACAAAAAGTAG
- a CDS encoding SulP family inorganic anion transporter produces MFVQKRSSRLARFFPFLSWLKGYSSQELRSDSLAGLTVAVVLIPQSMAYAMLAGMPPVYGLYAAAVTPVIGALWGSLRQLATGPIAIMSLLVLTTLTPLAEPGSADYISLAFTLSFMVGCLYLFLGTLRMGLIMSFISHSSVKGFTAAAALIIISTQLPHLFGISVGKHEYILPMLVNIVRELPSLNPYTCVMGIAALILISFIKHVNRNLPAGLIALVIGTVMVIVFDLDQKGIAVIGAIPVGLPSFNLPLVSFEMLSKLAGPTMVIALVSFAETYSVGKAISSQTKQKVNVNQELIGQGLANCIGSFFYCPPVSGSFSRSAINFAVGAKTGVSSILSSIIVVLSLLFLTQLFTSIPKAVLAALVINAVLLLFNPKEVFALLKKNRHDGIVAVTVFIMGLVIKPDYALLLGVMMSLIFFLWKTMHPVVVRITKDPELNMFVDGDLMDKPDCPQILQLRIDSEIYFGNAQFLVELISERLDALVAPIKFLILDFQAVSFVDLTGIDELRLLLEELDTRGVRPVFININPPVQKVFVSSGLSADIDAEMIFDGKGTATRKIFPILDHDYCRETCSIALFNECETVK; encoded by the coding sequence ATGTTTGTACAGAAGAGATCATCAAGACTGGCCCGTTTTTTTCCCTTCCTGAGCTGGCTTAAGGGATATAGCTCTCAAGAGCTGCGAAGCGACTCTCTGGCAGGACTGACAGTTGCTGTGGTGTTGATACCACAGTCAATGGCCTATGCCATGCTTGCAGGCATGCCTCCTGTTTATGGGCTGTATGCGGCCGCTGTAACTCCTGTCATAGGAGCGCTATGGGGCAGTCTGCGCCAACTTGCAACCGGGCCTATTGCAATCATGAGTCTTCTGGTTCTCACAACCCTTACTCCCCTCGCTGAACCCGGATCTGCGGATTATATTTCTCTGGCTTTTACCCTCTCTTTCATGGTGGGATGCCTCTATCTTTTTCTCGGTACCCTTCGCATGGGATTGATCATGTCCTTTATCTCCCATTCTTCCGTCAAAGGTTTTACTGCAGCCGCTGCCCTTATCATCATCTCCACCCAGCTTCCGCATCTCTTTGGTATCTCTGTTGGAAAACATGAGTACATCCTGCCCATGCTGGTTAATATTGTCCGGGAACTTCCCAGTTTGAATCCTTATACCTGTGTTATGGGGATCGCGGCCCTGATTCTCATCTCTTTCATCAAGCATGTTAACAGAAATTTGCCGGCAGGATTGATTGCCCTGGTGATAGGTACTGTGATGGTCATCGTGTTTGATCTTGATCAGAAGGGAATCGCAGTTATAGGTGCAATACCGGTTGGTCTGCCCAGCTTTAATCTTCCCCTGGTCAGTTTTGAGATGCTCAGCAAACTTGCAGGACCGACAATGGTGATTGCCCTGGTGAGCTTTGCGGAGACCTATTCAGTAGGGAAGGCGATATCAAGTCAGACCAAACAGAAGGTGAATGTCAATCAGGAACTGATTGGTCAGGGGTTGGCCAATTGTATCGGATCTTTCTTCTATTGCCCCCCGGTAAGCGGCTCCTTTTCCCGTTCCGCCATTAATTTTGCCGTTGGTGCAAAAACTGGCGTCTCCAGCATCTTATCAAGCATTATTGTTGTTCTGTCTCTGCTTTTCCTGACCCAGCTTTTCACCAGTATTCCTAAGGCGGTACTCGCCGCCCTGGTCATTAATGCCGTACTTCTCCTCTTTAATCCAAAAGAGGTCTTTGCCCTTTTAAAGAAAAACCGGCATGACGGTATTGTAGCTGTTACCGTATTTATTATGGGACTGGTCATCAAGCCTGATTATGCACTGCTTCTCGGGGTCATGATGTCGCTTATCTTTTTCCTCTGGAAAACCATGCACCCGGTTGTTGTCAGGATAACCAAGGATCCTGAATTGAACATGTTTGTTGATGGTGATCTGATGGATAAACCTGACTGCCCGCAGATCCTGCAGTTACGGATAGACAGTGAAATCTATTTCGGGAATGCCCAGTTTCTGGTGGAACTCATTAGCGAGCGCTTGGATGCATTGGTAGCGCCCATTAAATTTTTGATTCTTGATTTTCAGGCAGTAAGCTTTGTCGATCTGACAGGAATTGATGAACTCAGACTGCTCCTGGAAGAACTTGACACGAGAGGGGTCCGGCCTGTCTTTATTAATATCAACCCGCCCGTTCAGAAGGTATTTGTTTCTTCAGGATTGTCTGCAGATATTGATGCAGAAATGATTTTTGATGGAAAAGGTACGGCAACCAGAAAAATTTTCCCTATTCTTGATCATGATTACTGCCGTGAGACCTGTTCGATTGCTCTTTTTAATGAGTGCGAAACCGTGAAATAA